In a genomic window of Gossypium arboreum isolate Shixiya-1 chromosome 7, ASM2569848v2, whole genome shotgun sequence:
- the LOC108456341 gene encoding LRR receptor-like serine/threonine-protein kinase RGI2 — MDGWIDYKTLLKGIKRGISWFCSLIIRALTKQNKTCIDSLEGRFPRSPTLSFGLCLSIFESFKLYTPLGGNKDIAGRIPEEIGDCQNLKVLGLADTKISGSIPVSLGKLTKLQTLSVYTTMLSGEVPPHIGNCSELVDLYLYENDLFGSLPPELGKLQKLEKLLLWQNNFEGSIPEEIGNCKSLMTIDLSLNYFSGSIPHSFGNLSNLQELMLSNNNITGTIPPILSNATSLVQLQLDTNQISGSLPAELGTLTKLTVFFAWQNKLEGSIPAALASWRSLEALDLSHNALTGCLPSGLFQLQNLTKLLLISNDISGTIPPEIGNCSSLIRVRLVNNRISGMIPKEIGLLDNLSFLDLSENHLGGSVPDEIGNCTQLQMLNLSNNTIEGSFPSSLSSLTRLQVLDVSVNQFKGQIPESFGQLTSLNRLILSRNSLSGAIPSSLGHCLNLQLLDLSSNALSGTIPEELFDIQALDIALNLSWNALSGVIPPQVSALNKLSILDLSHNKLEGDLVAISGLDNLVSLNISYNNFTGYLPDSKLFRQLSATEMAGNQGLCSKGHDSCFLSSASATGMQSDSGFRRSQKLKIAIALLTTLAIALAIFGAFAVFRARKMIGDDNDSEMGGDSWPWQFTPFQKLNFSVDQVLKCLVEGNVIGKGCSGIVYRAELENGETIAVKKLWPTTMAAGYDCHSDKIGIGGVRDSFSAEVKTLGSIRHKNIVRFLGCCWNRSTRLLMYDYMENGSLGSLLHERNGSCLEWDLRYRIILGAAQGLAYLHHDCVPPIVHRDIKANNILIGPQFESYIADFGLAKLVDTGDFARSSSTVAGSYGYIAPEYGYMMKITEKSDVYSYGVVVLEVLTGKQPIDPTIPDGLHIVDWVRQKRGGVGVLDPSLQARPESEIEEMLQTIGVALLCVNPSPDDRPTMKDVAAMLKEIKQEREECMKLSMVPDGSSDSDHNHQGNSNSPSSMIQNSYPQSSSTSFSASSLLYSSTSNAKLAFK, encoded by the exons ATGGATGGATGGATAGATTATAAAACTCTTTTGAAAG GTATTAAAAGAGGAATTAGTTGGTTTTGTAGTTTAATAATTAGGGCTTTGACAAAACAGAACAAAACGTGTATAGATTCCCTGGAGGGGAGGTTTCCAAGGTCACCCACCTTGAGCTTTGGGCTCTGTCTCAGCATTTTTGAATCCTTTAAGCTTTATACGCCATTAG GTGGGAACAAGGACATTGCAGGAAGAATCCCAGAAGAGATTGGAGACTGCCAGAACCTGAAGGTGTTGGGCCTTGCTGATACTAAAATTTCTGGTTCAATTCCTGTTTCACTAGGTAAGCTAACCAAACTCCAAACTCTATCAGTATATACCACCATGCTTTCAGGTGAGGTTCCACCACACATAGGCAACTGTTCAGAGCTTGTGGACTTATATTTGTATGAGAACGATCTCTTCGGGTCACTTCCACCGGAGTTGGGTAAGCTCCAGAAGCTGGAGAAGTTGTTGCTGTGGCAGAACAACTTTGAAGGGAGTATTCCTGAGGAAATAGGGAACTGCAAAAGCTTGATGACCATTGATCTGTCCTTAAATTATTTTTCTGGTAGCATACCCCACTCATTTGGCAACCTCTCTAATCTTCAAGAGCTCATGCTTAGTAACAACAATATCACTGGCACTATACCACCAATTCTATCTAATGCCACAAGCCTAGTACAGTTACAGCTTGATACTAATCAGATATCAGGCTCTCTTCCGGCAGAGCTTGGGACATTAACAAAGCTCACGGTCTTCTTTGCGTGGCAAAACAAACTTGAAGGAAGCATTCCAGCAGCATTAGCTAGTTGGAGGAGCCTCGAGGCTCTAGACTTGTCACATAATGCACTCACTGGTTGCTTACCCTCCGGTTTATTTCAGCTTCAAAATCTAACAAAGCTTCTCTTAATTTCTAATGACATTTCGGGCACAATCCCTCCGGAGATTGGCAATTGCAGTTCCCTTATTAGAGTCCGGCTTGTTAATAACAGAATCAGCGGAATGATCCCGAAAGAGATTGGGCTCCTAGACAACCTTAGCTTCCTTGACCTGTCTGAAAACCATCTTGGTGGCTCAGTGCCAGATGAGATAGGTAACTGCACTCAGTTGCAAATGTTGAACCTTAGCAACAACACCATTGAAGGTTCTTTTCCTAGCTCTCTATCTTCTCTTACGAGACTTCAGGTATTGGATGTTTCTGTTAATCAGTTTAAGGGACAAATTCCAGAGAGTTTTGGCCAACTAACTTCACTCAATAGACTTATACTTAGCAGAAACTCTCTTTCTGGAGCAATCCCTTCCTCTCTTGGTCATTGTTTAAATCTTCAATTGCTTGACCTTAGCAGCAATGCACTATCTGGCACGATACCAGAGGAACTGTTCGACATCCAAGCTCTAGATATTGCTCTAAATCTAAGTTGGAATGCACTATCTGGGGTAATCCCACCTCAAGTTTCTGCACTGAACAAGTTATCAATATTGGACCTTTCACACAACAAGCTTGAAGGTGACTTGGTAGCAATTTCTGGGCTTGACAACCTTGTTTCTCTGAACATCTCCTACAACAATTTCACCGGCTACCTCCCGGACAGTAAGTTGTTCCGACAGTTATCTGCAACAGAAATGGCTGGAAACCAAGGGCTGTGTTCTAAGGGACACGATTCATGTTTCCTTAGCAGTGCTTCAGCAACTGGTATGCAAAGTGATAGTGGTTTCAGACGATCACAAAAACTTAAAATAGCTATTGCACTTCTTACTACCTTGGCCATTGCATTAGCAATATTTGGGGCTTTTGCAGTCTTTAGAGCTAGAAAGATGATAGGAGATGATAATGATTCTGAGATGGGAGGGGATTCATGGCCTTGGCAGTTCACTCCATTCCAGAAGTTGAATTTCTCAGTTgatcaagttttgaaatgttTGGTAGAAGGTAATGTTATCGGAAAGGGTTGTTCGGGGATTGTTTATCGTGCAGAACTAGAAAATGGGGAAACCATTGCTGTAAAGAAGCTTTGGCCAACTACAATGGCAGCTGGATATGATTGTCATAGTGATAAAATTGGTATAGGCGGAGTTCGTGATTCCTTTTCTGCTGAGGTAAAAACTCTCGGTTCTATCCGCCACAAAAACATAGTCAGGTTCTTAGGTTGCTGTTGGAACAGAAGCACAAGATTGCTTATGTATGATTACATGGAAAATGGAAGCTTGGGAAGTCTTCTTCATGAGCGCAATGGCAGCTGTTTGGAATGGGATCTTAGATATCGAATCATCTTGGGAGCAGCTCAAGGTTTGGCCTACCTACACCATGACTGCGTTCCTCCCATTGTTCACAGAGATATCAAGGCCAACAACATCCTCATTGGTCCCCAGTTTGAATCCTACATTGCTGATTTTGGACTGGCCAAGCTTGTCGACACTGGAGATTTCGCTAGGTCTTCTAGCACAGTTGCTGGATCCTATGGTTACATTGCTCCAG AGTATGGTTATATGATGAAAATAACAGAGAAAAGTGATGTGTATAGCTACGGAGTTGTTGTGTTAGAAGTCCTAACAGGAAAACAACCGATTGATCCAACCATACCAGATGGACTCCACATTGTAGATTGGGTCAGGCAGAAAAGAGGTGGGGTTGGAGTGCTAGATCCGAGCTTACAAGCTAGGCCGGAATCCGAGATTGAGGAAATGTTGCAGACCATAGGGGTGGCATTGCTATGTGTAAACCCTTCCCCTGATGACAGACCTACCATGAAAGACGTAGCTGCAATGCTGAAGGAAATAAAGCAGGAGAGGGAAGAGTGTATGAAACTGAGCATGGTTCCAGATGGCTCTTCGGACTCGGATCATAATCACCAAGGGAACAGCAACTCTCCATCATCAATGATCCAAAACTCATATCCCCAGAGCAGCAGCACCAGCTTTTCTGCATCTTCATTGCTATACTCGTCTACTTCCAATGCTAAGCTAGCTTTCAAGTAG